ggaggattctttctggtattttctgtagagctggtttgtcttcaaatattcccttagcttgcttttgttgtggaatgtccttatttctccatctatttgaatggatggttgtgcaagataaagtaaccttggttgacagttgttatctttcaggacttggaatacatcactccacacccttctggcttttaaagtttgtgttgagtaatctgctataatcctgataggcttgcctttgtaggtaacttgatttttctctgaactctttcaatattttttctgtggtttgtgtgtttggtagtttgattataatacgacgaggagaggttctttccaggttttgtctggctggtgttctaaaggattcctgtatttgcattggcatctctttcccaatttgggggaagttttcttctattattttgatggAAACGCTTACTGTGCTTTTGGTGTGAAATTCcttttctactatgccctgaattcttatgtttgatcttttcatagtgtcccgaatattttgaaattcccactcatacttttctgttagtttgtctttctttttgttggactgtattagatctgctgtgtagtcttctatcttagatattctgtcctctccttcatccattctcctgGTGATATTTTGTacagttttaaatttcattaactgtgttcttcattgctagtaattctgactggtttttctttattatttctatgtctTTATTTATGTGTAGTATTGACCTCTGTATTTCATTAAAtaggtgtcctgtgttttctttgatttcctctttcattcctttgatttcttgtttgaacatatttataatcattcttttgaaatctttctcaggcatttcctctaactcattctcactgaaggtcattacTGATGTATTAATAGTTTTTgttgggtttatattgtcttgatttttggtgtttcttgtgttacaatgtatatatttttgcattctggattatttaatgattggattttctagttagctgggtattcatCAGAcagtgtggctctcaagactctcagagtatctacaaaagtgaccctaggtgttgggtttgcctgctatgaagagtattcaagtagactgagtggaacaaaatacaggcagattctaaaacttaaccaaacaatgtacactttcaaggaaaaacagctcagagtatctaagagtaggtattatgacaactagatcctctaactgtcccttagggtgtgtggtgccccgcccacacccttaatcctgacaacaaggaggttgatttctgatctgttgagggttccaagtcagtttgtgaccaggtgagacccttccctggttaATCCCAGTTacttctgctgctgcttgggtctggctgttggttcaagtaggcgtagctgggtccctggaccgagctatgttcactggagctgggcactggcggtgggggaggggaggctgctgatgctgctctagttcttttgctgctccacatgttcttctaccttgtgatctggtcctccattgttcactgctgctctcccttcatgtttctgagTTCGTGTAGAGCTGTGTTGTGAGTGAAAGTGAGTtaaaactcccctcacctggcttttcctgcggctcaagcagAGCCTGGCGGCGTCGACAGATCTGCCCGAGCTGCTTTTGCcgccctgtgtgggctctggatctctcctacttctctgttgccatttcaatttcctatacacctcactttttagtaaaagtgtgtattttgctgagattttttttggcttttacccCCCTGAgcttctttggcatggtacctacgccgccatcttaactggaagtcttttcctcctattacgatggtattgtgtgggtagtgtcagtcactgtgaggtcatggatagtcaggctattttatgtctgggggaagcacgttgtaaggagtcctacccttcctttggctcttacatgctttccgcCAACTCTTCtctattagaccctgagccttggaaggtgtgatagagatttgcagtgctgagcattcctgtcacttctttcagcaccatgataccttttgagtcatcccaatgtcactgccactTGAAAAGTGAAGATtttctgccaaaagtgagagtagcattaatatatgggtatgaacattaagagaagtgcttcctgggcagtttgataagcatagtatatacatttagccagacatcagcagtcgTTACACCAGcctagcaatttttaaaaaatgagtttctATTTTAATGTGAATCAGATTTTCTTTATGTTGACTTTTCCTCTTGGTCCCAAACTTAGTGTTCTGAGTAATTTGGGCTAGTGAAATTACCTGTGGATTCAGTCATTATGTCAATTAGTGTGAAATTCATTAGGAATAATAACACAACAGAACGGTTTTGAATAACTTGAATTATAGGAAGGATAAAAGTAGAAATTAGTTTGATAAACAGTGTCAAAAACTTGGCTTCTAACAGCTACCAGTATGAAATTATATGGCTGAGAAATAAAAGTTTTGGTACACAGTATTCATCTTGACATGAGGCATTGGCCAGGTGAAATGACAGTGATGAACACTCCAGGGggttgggaggtggctcagtgacgaagagtgcttgctgtacaagctcGAGGATCTTAAGTTTATCCTCAGTGTCAACATAAATAGCTAAACATGTCGGCACAtgcctgttgccccagtacaaaGGGGAGCAGGGGACAGGATGTtgctggggcttactggtcatGTAGTCTAACCAAATTAACAGcatttccaggttcagtgagctTCTCTCttggggaaataaggcagaagagttatagaggaggacacctgacatcctctGGACTTAATATGTgaaaattataggcatgtgtcacgaCGCCTGGCTAGAAATCTTTCTAGGTGGGCACATGATAGTCTTTGGCTTTAgctagttttccttttctttttttcctttaagaactGAGACTTCAACACaggtttttattaaaaatttttaaacaacttccataattataacaataaactatggtaatcccctcccacccccactttccctccactccccatcatattccttccctctctccatcagtctcttttattttgatgtcatcatcttttcctcttattgtgatgggtttgtgtaggtagtgcctggcactacgAGGTTCTGGCTATCCAGgacatcttgtgtctggagggcatgttgtaaggagtcctacccttcctttggctcttaaccttctttctgccacctcttcctcagtggaccctgagtcttggaaaatgtgatagggatgtttccgtgctaagtactcctctgtcacttctcagcactatggtgccttctgagtcatcccagtggtcaccaccatttgaaaagagaaacttcgctaatcaaaagtgagaatagcattaatatatggatatagacattaagagaattgcttactgggtagtttggtgagcataatagatgcatttaggcagacaccagcagacattacactcctagggttcatgacttgtGTCTTAGGTTtatcagtatcaggcatgtattcccacccCAGGTTCTTGTATATGCTAGTTGagtgctttgccactgagctagaGCTCCAGCTTTAGGCTGTTAAATAGTAAGACATGGTGTCTTTTGGTATGATCTTCTCCAAGTTAGATACCAGTCTTCATGGCTCCTGTTATTGTCACCAGGTGCTCTGGAAGTCATGGCCTTAGCTATGTTTCTGCCTCATTGTCCCTGCTGGTAgagtttctgttttctgtttgatgatgattcttttttggggggttttcaaggtagtgtcttactctagcccagcctgacctggaattcactatgtagtctcagggtggccttaaactcagtggtgttcctcctacctctgcctgcagagtgtagtgctgggattaaagcaccacacccagctgtgtaaCAGATCTTTTAAGTACTTAGTTGTTATTTTGGGAAAACTTCCTTACCTATTGCAGTGTTTTGTGTACAATGTATTTGGCTGTGTGAGAGCcaagtctgtttttgtttttgcttttgctgtCCCCAGATCTGTTCTGCAAAGTACGCACATATGATACACATCTGTGGGCATGCTTTTATGCTGCATTGTTGAGATCtttttaaatggaattttaaaattttctattcaccaggcatggtggctcacacctgtaatcttagtacttggcagattgagacagaaggattgctgtgagtttgatgcctaGGCTTCAAAGTGAGGCTTTGTATCAAAACCCTTCCCCCCAATAAAATTCTGCCAGCCTATTAAAAAGTCTGAATACATTCTTATTTAATTACAGATAGGTGATCTTCAGCTTTGCAAATTGGATGAACTAGATTGCTTAATAAAAGGAATTTTGTACATTGACTCAGTTGGATTCAATGGACGGTCTCCGTGCTATTACTTTGAAAACCCTGCTGATTCTGAAAAGTGTCAGAAGTTGCCATTTGACTTGAAAAACCCATACCCTCTGCTTCTGGTGAATATTGGCTCAGGGGTTAGCATCTTGGCGGTATACTCCAAAGATAATTACAAGAGAGTCACAGGCACCAGGTAAATCTTTTATATTAAAagtctctgtttattctttttttcatcattattattttttgtttgttttagaggtagggtctcactttagcccatgctgacctggaattcactatagtctcactTCAGGGTGGTttctgaactcagtgatcctcctacctctgcttcccgagaacgagtgctgaaattaaagacatgcaccaccacacctggccttaaagTCTCTTATTTATTCTCAGTGTAATAGTTTGACTTTTCAGCTATCAAAATACACCTTCAGGAATCTATTCAAGTTGtggaagatttttatttttcctgagattaagtacattttttttctctttgaaaattcTGATATGACCTACTTTAGTAATCTCTTTTGCTTAGGGTGTTATTATAGTTTCATATTGTTGTATTAACACGCATTAAACCCATACGCCTTGCTCTTAGGTAGTTTATAGGGTGCATGTACAGAGTAGCTAGAGTTACTAGGTAGGCTCTTGAAAGAGAAGGTACTAGCTTTGAAACCTGTGGATTTTACACTATAGACACAGAGACCTTAGAGAATTATATAAGTCTAGCAGGGGATGGCTGGAGGCAAGAGACAGCTGTGGGATGGTACGAGATCTAGAAGTTTAGGTACTGATCAATGGAAAGTGacctgcagagagagaagagcaggtgGAGAATAAATGTGTTTTGGTTTATATGTTAAGAtgtcaaacaaagaaaaggaattgGGGATTGGGAtaaactttatttgagagcaacagagaaagagggagagagaatgggtgcaccagggcctccaattgctgcaaatgaactccagatgcatgtactaccttgtgcatctggcttatgtggatcttggggaatcaaacctgggtcctttggcaagccATTTTTAATCCACTCTATAAATCTTTGTATTCtaactggccactgcaaatgaactccagatacatgcgccaccttatgtatttggcttatgtgggtactggggaatcaagccctgaaccgaggtccttagataaactttttttaaaaacaaactaaaaatgaatatttttttgggAAGGAAACAGATCAGTGGAGGAATCTGTGGGTCTAGGGTACAAAGATACTTGAATGACTTCataggaggaaagagaggaggtGTTAACAAGGCCCTAGATATTTTGGGCTTGCTCATATATTCCTGGGATTTGATACTTAGCAAGCACTAGACTGTTCTAGGGGGATGGGCCTTACATGTGTTTTACTGCTTTGCTGTTGGTACACTTTGATGCGTTCATTTAAGGAGTATATGAGGcaccttgttttttgttgttattgttgtttttgttttttgaggcagggtctcactccagcttgggctgatctggaatttactatgtattctcagggtggccttgaactcatggtgatcctcctacctctacctcccaaatgtgtgtgtgtgtgtgtgtgtgtgtgtgtgtgtgtgtgtacatatataaatttgtTGGGGGGacggcacaccagggtctccagcaattgcaaatgaactctagatgcatgcgaccccttgtacgtctggcttatgtgggtcctggagaatcaaactgggatcctttggctttgcaggcaaatgccttaactgctaagccatctctccagcccctgttcctgtttttaaaaagtaactataATACTTTATTCTTTGCTTTTAATCACAGTCTTGGAGGAGGAACTTTTtttggtctctgctgtcttctcACTGGTTGTACCACATTTGAAGAAGCTCTTGAAATGGCATCTCGTGGAGATAGCACCAAAGTAGATAAACTGGTGCGAGACATTTATGGAGGAGATTATGAAAGGTTTGGATTGCCTGGATGGGCTGTGGCTTCAAGGTAAGAGAATATGTGTGTTgtaagaaatattaaatattacacataagtattttttaaaaatatatatatattttttaaatttttatttatttatttgagagcgacagacacagagagaaggacagagagagggagagagagagagaatgggcgcgccagggcttccagcctctgcaaacgaactccagacgcgtgcaccccttgtgcatctggctaacgtgggacctggggaaccgagcctcgaaccggggtccttaggcttcacaggcaagcgcttaaccgctaagccatctctccagccctaaaaatatttttatttatttgcaagcaaggagaggagagagacagaatgggcatgccagggtctccagcccttgcaaaagaacaccagatgcatgaaccactttgtgcatctggctttacatgagtactggggaattgaaccctagtcattaggctttgcaggcaagcactttaactgctaaactatttctTCAGCCtgacatacattttctttttaaaactagcTTTATTGAAATAATTATGTACCTTAAGCTGCCTGTTAGAAATGTGCAGTTTGAGTGTTGGGGATGTAGCATAGTTGGTAGAGTAttcacctagcatgcacaaagtcctgggtttaatccccagcactgtattGTGGTGGTACAATCCTGTAATAATAGCACTTAGGAGGCGGGAACAGAATTCTTGTCATACTTGGCCATTActgcctacatagtgagttatacatgagaccctgtctcaaaaaaaaaatgtgtacaatTCAGTGACTTTCAGTGTATTTACAGAATTGTGCAGCTATTTTCATGTGTTTGTAGCATAGTCTGGCCTTGATCTTGGTATGTAGTGGAAGATGAACTACAATTCAACCATCttaagtactaaccaggcctgaccctgcttagcttctgagatcagacaagATCAGGAATGTTCAGGGTAGTATGGCCAGAAGCATGACCTTCAGcttctgattctcttgcttcCATCTCttaagtgttgggaataaaggcatatgccaccatgcccagtttattcagAGCTGGGGATCCTATCTaaggcctcatgtatgctaggcaagcactctaccaactgaattaCATCCTCAGTCCcttggcccccccccccccccgcctttttttaaagacagtctcATTGTAAAGCcctggctgggattacaggcatgcactaccatgccccacCAGAAGCTTGTAATTTTGGTGAAGCccattgcactttttttttttctcttaggttTTTGGTGGCACATGTAAGAAACTTGATTTTCTTCTAAGAGCTTTATAGTTTCAGTTTTTACATTTAGGTCTCTTACCcattttgaattaaattttaaaaaaactttttatttttatttattagagacagagagaaagagggagggagggagaggagaggagaggagagggagaatgagcatgccaaggcctctagccactgcagatgaactccagacacatggatcaccctgtacatctggcttacatgggaactggagaattgaacctgggtcaattTGCAAgcaaggatttgcaagcaagcgccttaatcgctaagccatctctccagccctttttttttttttttttttttggtttttcgaggtagggtctcactctagcccaggctgacctggaattcactatggagtctcagggtggccttgaactcatggcaatcctcctgcctctgcctcccgagtgctgggattaaaggtgtgcaccaccatgtccgtcccaagttaatttttgtgtgtgttgagaaGTAGACATCTTTAGCAGATGTTGTCCGGTTGTCCTGGCACTATTTATTGAAAAGagtgtttttttccttctgaataattttaaaaaaaattagttatctgagacagagggaaagaaagaaagaggcagatagagaatgggtgcactatggtctctagccattgcaaacaaactccagacacatgaactactttgtatatctggcttatgtgggtactggggaattgaactgtgggtccttaggcttcatagacaagcaggcaccttaatcactaagccatttctccagcccttaaataattttcaaaaaatttttatttattcatttgaggtagagagagagagaatatgaatgaaatatGTCTGAGGATGATAGagtcttttgtcactgcaaatgaactccacactcatgccccacttggtatatctggctttctgtgggtactggggatttgaaccagggcttgcaggctttgtgagcaagtgcctttaatcactgagccatctctccagccctccaattgaATTCTTTCAGCCCATTTATCAACACTCAATTGCCCATAGATTTTAGGGttcttttatatatgtacatatattaattctattacatataatttaatataccatataaaaatataaatattacatacataatttatttattagagagaatgggcatgaaaggAAATTTGACTGTGTGTATGGTGTAATGTATCCCATATGCTTGCCTGCTGCAATGGGTACTCACCTATAGTGGCTGGAGTTTAACGTCTGAAATATAATGGTGAGTGTCCTACCCCATTACTCTTCTACCTGATCTTgtctttgagctggagtctctactgattctggagcttttgGGATTAAGATGATTTTCAAGCCTCTTGTTTCTCTGtgggactgggattacagtcatgtgtgGCCATggtcagctgtttacatgggatctggggatttgaactggaCAGTCTCAGGcctcttcaggccctcatgcctatACAGGAAGCtcacttaacagctgagccatctctccagcccccaattttagtGTATAATTGTATTttgttgagagggagagagagagtgtatgtgtgtatatgtatgtatgtgtgggtgtgttttgagatagggtcttctttagctcaggctgatgtggaattcactgtgtactctatGAAATCACAGCAGTCTTcataccttggcttcccaagtgtgtgccaccatgcctggtagtccaatatattctttaaaaattttttttatttacttacttgagagagggagagagccaaagagaatggacatgctagaacctctagccactgcaaatggactcatgcatgcaccaccttgtatatctggcttatgtgggtaccggggaattgaacttgggtccttagtcttcgcaggcaagcgccctaactgctaagccatctcctccttccttccttccttccttccttccttccttccttccttccttccttccttccttccttccttccttcctccctccctccctccctccctccctccctccctccctccctctctctctctttttctctctttctctttttctctctttctctctctctctttctttttctcttcaaggtagggtcttaactctagtGCTGGCTgaccactatgtagtttcagggtactCAGTGCCTCGAACtcagtggtgatcctcctacctcagcctctcaaggctggggttaaaggtgtatgccatcactcttggtttgctaagccatctttccagccccagtataTTTGTAATTGTTTATTTCCATCAAAAATGgaagtgttgggctggaaagatggctcatcaattaaagatgcttgcttgaaaagcctgatagcccaagttcagttcccccgTATctacggaaagccagatgcacaaggtagtaatgtgtctggagtttgttggcagtgggtgCATCCATACTtacactctctctgcctttttctttttctttctcacaaacAAACATGAATATAAACAAGGGAAGTGTTGTGgcaaggagattgctcagtggttaaaggcacttgcttgcaaaaccttgttaaattatttatgtgtgtgcacatgcgcacatgtcccagggcctttgccactgtgaatgaacatcAGATGTTTGTTGCACTCGGAAACTGAACCCTGCAGGTTCAACTCtgcagcatccatgtaaagctgggcacaAAAATGTAGCAATAAGAGTTCTTGGCATGcctatacatgcaaataaatacataaaattttgaaATGGAAGTATCTTCTGAATTGCCCTCtcctttttctgagatagggtttctctatATTTCaattctgcttcagcctcttgagtgctgggattatagatatgttcCATCAAGCccaatttgggattttttttcttacttgagAGGGAAGATgataatgagaatgagaatggacatgccagggtctctagccactgcaaacgaacttcagatgcatgcgtcaccttgtgcatctggcttacatggcttggggaattgagcctgggtcttttggctttgcaggcaagcaccttaactgctaagccatctcatcagccatcggcccttaatttttattttgaaattattgaggaaaaacatttttattttgtatcttggaGCACATCATTTCTAATAACGGAAAGGGCACTCATGCACACACTTGTTTACCGACTTTAGTTAGGCATGGAGTCAatgctaagattttattttttgtggtgtcAGCATTTGTTCCTTAGCCATCACTTCCCTCTTCTGATTGCCTGGGTTTATTTACTGTAGCACTTCTGTTGGTGAAAGAAATTTTAAGTACTTAACCTTCTAGGGAAATCTTTTGCTGGATTTGCTGTTTGCACTTTGTTTTGCTCTGATAAATGAGTTCCCTAGATGTTGATGGGACTGTATGAGTGGGACATCAGTGCACTTGGACGAATTGTTCAAGAGATGTCTTTTTGGAATGGTACTTTGGTGGCTTCAGGGGCAATGTCACCTTCCAGTGGATCGAGGACTACCTAATATCAAAGGTGGATTTCAGCAGAAAGCACATTTAGAATGCTTTTGTTTGAAGatgatttctctttttgttttaagaGTAACTCAATGATTGTAATTAAAAACTTGGAAGACTTGAACAGGTTGTTATAAAAGTCAATTTTATCATAGTAAAGTAACACTGAAGTTCTGTTGGACTGTGTGGCCTTTGGTTTAGCAATACTTGTTATTCCCCTTCCCCCCAACAGCTTTGGAAACATGATGagcaaggagaagagagaggctGTTAGTAAAGAGGACCTTGCCAGAGCAACTTTGATCACCATCACCAACAACATTGGCTCCATAGCAAGAATGTGTGCCCTTAATGAAGTAAGGGGACATGGGTTTCTGTTGCTCTAAGAAAATTATTGAATTTCCTGAGTCTCACCTTGACATGGAATAATGTCTATCTTAGAATAGTGCCTGAAGGTAGTCATATGGGGTAGACTCTTTCAGTGTAAAGTTAACTCTTCAAATATAGGTTAGTTGTCAAGCACCTGCCAATTCCTACTGAAagataagcatttttatttattttttgttcatttgtatttatttatttgagagagagagagagagaatgggcacgccagggcttctggccactgtaaacaaactccagacgcgtgtgctcccttgtgcatctgggtaatgtgggtcctggggaattgagccttgaactggcgtccttaggcttcacaggcaagtgcttaaccactaagccctctctccagcccagcattgttTTTTGCAGAGCTAAAATAACCTCTTAAGGAAAACGTAGAGGAAGACTAGAAAGGAAGCCAGTGTACAGATGATAGGGTCCTGGAAGTAGGATGTGGGGATGGGTAACAATGCTGAATCTAGCCATGCTCATTGGGTGCTCTAGAGGTCTGAACAAGAATCCACAGGAAGCCACTGAAGCTGAGAGAAGACTGGGCAGTCAGAGGAAAGCCCACCCTGGCTCCCCTCCACCTCTGCAGAGCTATATCTTTGTGCTTTCAGCTTCTTTACAGTGCTGCCTTGTAGCATTCAGGTCAAGCAGCATTGTACAGGGCTATGAAAGAACCAAGAATGGGCTGCCCTTAGGGAAAGAGGATCTAGGATCCAGTTTACAGCTTCATGGTTGTCCctacatttttgtttaaaattattcatgTAGCTTATAAAGAAACTTCAAAAGGGAcaagaggttttatttttaattaaaaagatactgtatatcaaataaatttgtgtgtatgtgtgagtctgtgtgtgtgtgtatgtatgagggTGCACATGCCCATTTGTGTGCATTCATATGGAGGTTGGGGAACACCTTTGGGTGTTTCTTAGATAGGCTgtctactttttgagacaggatctctaatTGACCTTCAGCAAGCCTCAGTGACCTGACTCCACCCATCcagtgctgccacacctggcgtTTTTACATGGATACTCCAGGCTAACCTcatttcctcatgcttgcaaggcactttattgactgagctagtTTACCAGCCCCCAAACCAAATAATTTAAACTTTCTTCATTTCAAAATTAGAACACTACCTTTTTCTTGACTGCATTTCCCTTTCCTGGCATTTAGTTGGCATGCATACAGTTTTATGTTTTTTACTTAAATATTGTATGGTTCATGTCTGCATATTTGATCAGATTCTCTTGTGTCATAAATTATTCACATAGAGCTGGGTGttggttgtttgcagtggtaactGTAGTAAGTCCACATCTTTAAGTGTGAAGTTGTCCTTTACTCTTGATACAAGGCTTATTTGTAAGTGACACTTTGACTTAGACTTTGACCATGCATCTTGTAGACTGCTGGATTCTGCATAGGATAGGACCATTCAGATCATGTTCAGCAATGGGGAAGGAATCAGCTTGTATCAGCTTTACTAATGTTGGGGAGGAAATCTCAGGTAGATTTATTGTTAAATAGATCTAAAATTtttcttgcttaaaaaaatatttttatttgcaaggagggaggagaaaaagaatatgaaaatgacTATGAATGAGGAATGAGAGCCACCATCATGAggtcttaaatgttttttttgcctacttgtatatattttcttttatagtgctttttaaaaatcatatttaataCAAAAGTTTTTCTTAATCTATTTTCTGTACATTTTGGGGTATACTTGAAATAGGTTCAGAATTGTCTGGGTATTAAAGTTTCTTTGATCTGGACCAACTggattaaatttaatttagtcAAGTTGCTGTTAAGCTCTGTGCATAATGCTATGCTAGGTGTAGCTTTTATGAAAAAAACAGACATTAAGATGCAAACTAATTGCCTTTTTTGGTGTGCTTAGAATATTAACCAGGTGGTATTTGTTGGAAATTTCTTGAGAATTAATAC
Above is a window of Jaculus jaculus isolate mJacJac1 chromosome 8, mJacJac1.mat.Y.cur, whole genome shotgun sequence DNA encoding:
- the LOC123453226 gene encoding pantothenate kinase 2, mitochondrial; protein product: MASRGDSTKVDKLVRDIYGGDYERFGLPGWAVASSFGNMMSKEKREAVSKEDLARATLITITNNIGSIARMCALNENINQVVFVGNFLRINTIAMRLLAYALDYWSKGQLKALFSEHEGYFGAVGALLELLKIP